The genomic window TTCAGCTCTCCTTTCTCACCATACGTAGGCGACGATTTCGCCGCCAATGCCTCTGTCGAGGCATTCCTTCTGAGTCAACAATCCCGAGCTGGTCGAGATAATAGCGATACCGAGACCACCAAGAGGCATAGGCAAAGAATCAGACTTTGCGTAACGACGCAAGCCTGGCTTAGAAATGCGCTTGATGCCCTGGATGGAACGCTGACCATTGGAGCCATACTTTAATGTGACTTCCAAAGTCTGTCCAACCTTGGCTTCCTTAGCAGCAAAGTCTTTAATATAGCCTTCACGCTTCAGAATCTCGGCGATATTCGCCTTGAACTTGGAGTACGGCATTTCCACGGTATCGTGCTTTGCCGCGCTCGCATTACGCAGACGTGTCAACATGTCTGCGATAGGATCTGTCATTGTCATGTTGGGCTAACGCCCTTTCTCGCCGTGGTTTCCACCGCCTGTTTTAGTTATTCTTAAAGCAGTGGACCTTCAGCGTCGATATTTACCAACTGGACTTCGTAACACCCGGCAACTCACCGCGATGTGCCTTTTCACGAAGGCATACACGGCACAGACCGAACTTGCGATACACGGAGTGAGGACGACCACAAACCTGGCAACGCGTATAAGCGCGCACCTTGAACTTCGGCTTAGCGGCCGCCTTGTTTTTCAGAGCGGTTTTTGCCATATCAGTTCTCCTTGAATGGGAAACCGAGGTGCTTAAGTAGCGACTTCGCTTCCACATCGTCCTTGGTGGTGGTCACCACGGTGATGTCCATACCACGCTGATGATCAATCGAATCAGGATCAATCTCGTGGAACATTGACTGCTCCGTAAGACCAAAGTTATAGTTACCCTGACCGTCGAACTGGTTGCCATTAATACCACGGAAATCGCGGATACGTGGCAAAGCCAGAGTGAGCAAACGATCCAAGAATTCCCACATACGATCACCACGAAGAGTTACGTAAGCGCCAATAGCCTGACCTTCGCGCAAATGGAACTGCGCAACAGACTTCTTAGCCTTAGTAACCTTTGGCTTCTGACCAGTGATCAAAGTGAGATCCTTAATCGCACCTTCGATAAGCTTGGAATCGCGAGCTGCAGCGCCAACGCCCATAGAGACGACGACCTTCTGCAAACGAGCCACCTGCATAGGATTAGTGTGGCCAAATTCCTTTTCCAAAGCTGGAACGATTTGATCATTGTATTGCTGCTTTAAGCGCGGAGTTGCCGGCGCCTCAACTGTAGTATCGGTCATGCCAGCTCCTTTCCGGACTTCTTAGCTACACGCACGCGCACGGTCTTTACTTTGCCGTCGCGAGCTTCTTGCTTAACAATCACGCCCACGCGGGTTGGTTGCTTGGTCTCTGGGTCAATCACCATAACGTTAGAACGGTGAATTGGAGCCTCAACAGAGACGATGCCTGCCTGCTGACCCTGCTGGGTAGCACGCACATGCTTCTTAACAACCTGAACACCCTCGACGATCAAACGGTCTTCGGCGAGTACACGAAGTACTTTGCCTTCCTTACCGCGATCCTTGCCGCGGATAACCTTTACCTGGTCGCCGGACTTAATCTTGGCTACCATCTCAGATCACCTCCGGGGCGAGGGACACAATCTTCATGAAGCGCTTATCACGCAATTCACGACCGACTGGTCCAAAGATACGAGTGCCCTTTGGTTCACGGCCAGAGCCGAGAATAACAGCGGCGTTCTCGTCGAACTTAATATAGGAACCATCAACACGACGATGTTCCTTGACAGTACGGACGACGACAGCCTTAACTACGTCGCCTTTCTTGACCGACCCGCCAGGAATAGCATCCTTAACGGAGGCGACGATGATGTCGCCGATGCCGGCATAGCGTCGCTTCGATCCACCGAGCACGCGGATGGCAAGCAATTCCTTAGCACCCGTGTTGTCGGCGACATGAAGCCGCGTTTCCTGCTGAATCATTGATTCTCCTTAGTCGAGCTGGTTCTCCCCGCTCACCCGTACCTACTAAACAACAGGCACAGGTGAAGCGCGGAGCCTTGCTGAACTTGTTTACTTGGCGCGCTCGATAATCGAGTCGAGACGCCAACGCTTGGTCTTGCTCAAAGGCCGAGTTTCCATGATACTCACGAGATCGCCAATATGCGCCTCATTGTGTTCATCATGTGCCTTGACCTTGCGTGTGGAGCGGACGACTTTACCGTAAAGTGGGTGTGTCGAACGCTGCTCCAGCTCCACGGCAATTGTCTTGTCCATGGCCTCGGACACGACGTAGCCGCGACGAACCTTGCGGAAGTTGCGCTCTTGGTTCTCAGCCATGCTTACTTCTCCTTGACCTCAGTGGCGCCAGGCTCTTGGCTGATGCCGAGTTCACGCTCACGCAGGATAGTATACATCCTGGCTATGTCGTGCTTGACCGCCTTGAGGCGAGCGCTGTTTTCGAGTTGACCAGTTGCTGCCTGGAAGCGCAAGTTAAAAAGCTCTTCCTTAGACTTCTTTAAGAAGCCTTCGATTTCAGCATTAGTCTTCTCGTTTAAATTCTTGATGGTGTAGTCTGCAGTTCCGACTGGCATCAGATGTCACCGCCTTCACGCGCAATAACACGGCATTTCATTGGGAGCTTGTCGATAGCGCGGCGCAAAGCCTCGCGAGCGACGTCCTCAGAAACACCACCGATCTCGAACATTACACGACCTGGATGGATGTTAGCAATCCAGAATTCTGGAGCGCCTTTACCGGAACCCATTCGTGCACCAAGCGGGTGCTTGGTTAATGGACGATCAGGGAAAACCGTAATCCACACGCGACCACCACGCTTAATATAGCGGGTCATTGCGATACGGGCTGCCTCGATCTGACGGTTAGTGATGTACGCCGGAGCCAGCGCCTGAATACCGAAATCGCCGAAAGCGATAGCGGTTCCACCCTTAGACATGCCGCTACGGGTAGGACGGTGCTGCTTGCGATATTTAGTCCTTTTTGGGATAAGCATCTGCTCACTCCTTCGTTTCCGTTGCGGCAGGAGCTTCAGCAGCTGCAGCTGCAGCTGGCTTCTCAGCCTGTGCTTCGGCAGCCTTCTGCTGGTTGGCAGAGCGTGCGCCACGACGTGGACGACGATCGCCACGGCGACCTTCACGCTTACCCTGCTGGGCCTGCTGCTCTTCGAACTCACGCTCGGTCATATCACCCTTATAAATCCATACCTTTACGCCGATACGGCCGTAGGTAGTCTTAGCTTCAAAGAAGCCGTAATCAATAAGGGCACGCAGGGTCTGCAGTGGAACGCGACCCTCACGATAGAACTCAGAACGGCTCATTTCGGCGCCACCAAGACGACCAGAGAGCTTAATACGGATACCCTTTGCACCTGCGCGCATTGCATCCTGCTGTGCTTTACGCATAGCGCGACGGAATGTAACGCGATTGGTTAACTGTTCCGCAATTCCCTGAGCAACCAATTGAGCGTCAAGTGCAGCATTCTTCACTTCGAAAATGTTGAGCTGTACTTGCTTACCAGTGAGCTTCTCAAGCTTTGCACGAACACGCTCGGCTTCTGCGCCACGACGACCGATAATAATACCTGGACGAGCGGTGTGAATATCAACACGAACGCGGTCACGAGTACGCTCGATAACGATGCGGGACACGCCTGCACGTTCGAGGTCATGGCTCATTTCCTTGCGAATCTTGTCATCCTCAAGGACGAAGTCACGGTAACGCTCGCCGGCTTTAGTAGAATCAGAGAACCACCTAGAGCGATGATTCTCGGTAATGCCCAGGCGATAGCCGAAAGGATTGATCTTCTGACCCATCTTTAGCGATCCCCTTCCTTAAGCGAGACGATAACAGTGATATGGCTTGTGCGCTTGTTAATGCGCGCAGCGCGACCTTGTGCACGAGCGCGGAAACGCTTAAGCGTTACACCCTCATCCACATAGGTTTCCTTGATGACCAAGTCTTGCTCACGGAATGGTTCTCCAGCCTTTTCAGCCTTAACGCGAGCGTTAGCGATCGCGCTTTCAAGAACCTTACGCACTGGTAAAGATGCGTCCTGAGGAGCAAACTTCAAAATGGTAATAGCTTCGCTTGCACGCTTGCCTCGGATGAGGTCGACCATGCGGCGAGCCTTGCGCGGCGTCACACGTACGTGACGAGCGATTGCTTTAGCTTCCATGTGTCCTAACTCTC from Gardnerella vaginalis ATCC 14018 = JCM 11026 includes these protein-coding regions:
- the rpsH gene encoding 30S ribosomal protein S8; protein product: MTMTDPIADMLTRLRNASAAKHDTVEMPYSKFKANIAEILKREGYIKDFAAKEAKVGQTLEVTLKYGSNGQRSIQGIKRISKPGLRRYAKSDSLPMPLGGLGIAIISTSSGLLTQKECLDRGIGGEIVAYVW
- a CDS encoding type Z 30S ribosomal protein S14, which produces MAKTALKNKAAAKPKFKVRAYTRCQVCGRPHSVYRKFGLCRVCLREKAHRGELPGVTKSSW
- the rplE gene encoding 50S ribosomal protein L5 produces the protein MTDTTVEAPATPRLKQQYNDQIVPALEKEFGHTNPMQVARLQKVVVSMGVGAAARDSKLIEGAIKDLTLITGQKPKVTKAKKSVAQFHLREGQAIGAYVTLRGDRMWEFLDRLLTLALPRIRDFRGINGNQFDGQGNYNFGLTEQSMFHEIDPDSIDHQRGMDITVVTTTKDDVEAKSLLKHLGFPFKEN
- the rplX gene encoding 50S ribosomal protein L24, whose protein sequence is MVAKIKSGDQVKVIRGKDRGKEGKVLRVLAEDRLIVEGVQVVKKHVRATQQGQQAGIVSVEAPIHRSNVMVIDPETKQPTRVGVIVKQEARDGKVKTVRVRVAKKSGKELA
- the rplN gene encoding 50S ribosomal protein L14; this encodes MIQQETRLHVADNTGAKELLAIRVLGGSKRRYAGIGDIIVASVKDAIPGGSVKKGDVVKAVVVRTVKEHRRVDGSYIKFDENAAVILGSGREPKGTRIFGPVGRELRDKRFMKIVSLAPEVI
- the rpsQ gene encoding 30S ribosomal protein S17; translation: MAENQERNFRKVRRGYVVSEAMDKTIAVELEQRSTHPLYGKVVRSTRKVKAHDEHNEAHIGDLVSIMETRPLSKTKRWRLDSIIERAK
- the rpmC gene encoding 50S ribosomal protein L29 — translated: MPVGTADYTIKNLNEKTNAEIEGFLKKSKEELFNLRFQAATGQLENSARLKAVKHDIARMYTILRERELGISQEPGATEVKEK
- the rplP gene encoding 50S ribosomal protein L16; translation: MLIPKRTKYRKQHRPTRSGMSKGGTAIAFGDFGIQALAPAYITNRQIEAARIAMTRYIKRGGRVWITVFPDRPLTKHPLGARMGSGKGAPEFWIANIHPGRVMFEIGGVSEDVAREALRRAIDKLPMKCRVIAREGGDI
- the rpsC gene encoding 30S ribosomal protein S3 — encoded protein: MGQKINPFGYRLGITENHRSRWFSDSTKAGERYRDFVLEDDKIRKEMSHDLERAGVSRIVIERTRDRVRVDIHTARPGIIIGRRGAEAERVRAKLEKLTGKQVQLNIFEVKNAALDAQLVAQGIAEQLTNRVTFRRAMRKAQQDAMRAGAKGIRIKLSGRLGGAEMSRSEFYREGRVPLQTLRALIDYGFFEAKTTYGRIGVKVWIYKGDMTEREFEEQQAQQGKREGRRGDRRPRRGARSANQQKAAEAQAEKPAAAAAAEAPAATETKE
- the rplV gene encoding 50S ribosomal protein L22, producing MEAKAIARHVRVTPRKARRMVDLIRGKRASEAITILKFAPQDASLPVRKVLESAIANARVKAEKAGEPFREQDLVIKETYVDEGVTLKRFRARAQGRAARINKRTSHITVIVSLKEGDR